The region ATCATCGCACCCACCCCTTTCGCCGTCTACCCTTTCAGTATCCTCGTGCGGATCGGATGGGGTTGAAACGCAGCTCGTATGCCAGGGATCTCACGCTCCTTATCATGCTTTCAGTATCCTCGTGCGGATCGGATGGGGTTGAAACTGCATTACGTATGGCATTTGTTAAGGCATCACAGGCGTCTTTCAGTATCCTCGTGCGGATCGGATGGGGTTGAAACATCATCATCTTGCCCCACGCGAGTCACCAGCTCGCCTTTCAGTATCCTCGTGCGGATCGGATGGGGTTGAAACCCTATAGAGTTCCCTACTCATCTCTACCATCGTTTTGTCTTTCAGCATCCTCGTGCGGATCGGATGGGGTTGAAACGAAGAGGTCATGATCCCCGCCCAGTTCGACATGGACCTTTCAGTATCCTCGTGCGGATCGGATGGGGTTGAAACCGTAAAGCAGTGGTATAGGGTAAGCTCACCTAATTGGCCTTTCAGTATCCTCGTGCGGATCGGATGGGGTTGAAACTATGCACTGCCGCAGCCGAAGGAGCATCGGTTCAAGACTTTCAGTATCCTCGTGCGGATCGGATGGGGTTGAAACCCTCTTCCAACTCATCTAGCGTAGGTGGTTCGCTGAAAACTTTCAGTATCCTCGTGCGGATCGGATGGGGTTGAAACGCAAGCCGCGTCCAAATCGAGTTCGCGGCCGCCACCCACCTTTCAGTATCCTCGTGCGGATCGGATGGGGTTGAAACCATGAAGGTCAAACTATTCGCCGTGATTGAGCCCAACTCTTTCAGTATCCTCGTGCGGATCGGATGGGGTTGAAACCGCGAAACACAGCAAAACAGCGCGGCCACACAAATCGCTTTCAGTATCCTCGTGCGGATCGGATGGGGTTGAAACGTTTTCATGCTTGGCATTCAGGATGTCGGATAGCGCTTTCAGTATCCTCGTGCGGATGGGGTTGAAACGCCGATTGACGCTGATCATGTCGGCGTCAGTGGGCCTTTCAGTATCCTCGTGCGGATCGGATGGGGTTGAAACGTAGAGGAAAGAATGTCGTTAAGAACCACGGGAGTGAGCTTTCAGTATCCTCGTGCGGATCGGATGGGGTTGAAACGACAGATGATGAAGCGCGCAGTCAATATGATACCGCCTTTCAGTATCCTCGTGCGGATCGGATGGGGTTGAAACCTTCGACGTGGCACGCAATGAGGCACGACGTCGTTTGCCTTTCAGTATCCTCGTGCGGATCGGATGGGGTTGAAACCCTTCCCCATGCCTTCGGCGCCGTCTACGCGTCTGGAACTTTCAGTATCCTCGTGCGGATCGGATGGGGTTGAAACGTTTTCATGCTTGGCATTCAGGATGTCGGATAGCGCTTTCAGTATCCTCGTGCTCGGATGGGGTTGAAACGGATCGCTCTTGAAGATCGGCGGCCAGCTCCAGGAATCCTTTCAGTATCCTCGTGCGGATCGGATGGGGTTGAAACCCTGGACATCGAGCTCATCGCCCTCTACATCCTGTGGACTTTCAGTATCCTCGTGCGGATCGGATGGGGTTGAAACCGGGATCGTGAGCAAGCCCTGCCGAAGCACGTCCCGCCTTTCAGTATCCTCGTGCGGATCGGATGGGGTTGAAACCGTGCTTCCGGTGTTCCGCTTCGTCGGCGGGATACCAGCTTTCAGTATCCTCGTGCGGATCGGATGGGGTTGAAACCAGCAAGGACCTTGCAGTCATGACGTGCCGTGTGTGCTTTCAGTATCCTCGTGCGGATCGGATGGGGTTGAAACCCCACACGGCCATACGGATCTCGGCGATCATCTCCGGCTTTCAGTATCCTCGTGCGGATCGGGTGGGGTTGAAACAGGCATGCCTCATCGTCCAGGCATTCCGCGGAGCCGCTTTCAGTATCCTCGTGCGGATCGGGTGGGGTTGAAACCAGCGTTGCGCCTCAAGGCCACGTCGGCGCAACGCGCCTTTCAGTATCCTCGTGCGGATCGGGTGGGGTTGAAACACGAACACCCTGATCAGGTTGCTAGTCGACGTGTTCGGCTTTCAGTATCCTCGTGCGGATCGGGTGGGGTTGAAACGAATGGCCGTATCGTCATGTGGGCTGACCAGGAATTCTTTCAGTATCCTCGTGCGGATCGGGTGGGGTTGAAACTACAGCCACTGTCTCTCTTCCCCTGACCATCCGGACGCTTTCAGTATCCTCGTGCGGATCGGGTGGGGTTGAAACTAGGTGAGGATTTCGCGCGACGCGCCAATTCCGCCCGGCTTTCAGTATCCTCGTGCGGATCGGGTGGGGTTGAAACCAATGAGCTTATCCCAATTAGCGGCTGGACGTGGGCCTACTTTCAGTATCCTCGTGCGGATCGGGTGGGGTTGAAACGCCGAAGGAAGAGCTGGAGCGAGAGCTCGGCCGATCCCTTTCAGTATCCTCGTGCGGATCGGGTGGGGTTGAAACCGGATCATCGCCAACGCTCGGGACATCCTGGAATCCCCTTTCAGTATCCTCGTGCGGATCGGGTGGGGTTGAAACGCCGATACGCCCATCATCTGGACGTATTCTCCCAAGGCTTTCAGTATCCTCGTGCGGATCGGGTGGGGTTGAAACCCTCCGCTTCCTCTGGTGGCCTGCCAAGGACCTTCGCCCTTTCAGTATCCTCGTGCGGATCGGGTGGGGTTGAAACTCCTCAACCGTTGGCCTGGTGTTGCCCTTGAATCCCTCTTTCAGTATCCTCGTGGTGGGGTTGAAACGGCGGGCGTGGGCTCTCCAGAATGCCCGCGATTGCACTTTCAGTATCCTCGTGCGGATCGGGTGGGGTTGAAACGTCCACATACGGTGTGAGCGGGAGCATGAACCGATCTCTTTCAGTATCCTCGTGCGGATCGGGTGGGGTTGAAACCAGGAGCGGCGACATGCATACTACGAGGAGTTGAATCTTTCAGTATCCTCGTGCGGATCGGGTGGGGTTGAAACTCCTCAACCGTTGGCCTGGTGTTGCCCTTGAATCCCTCTTTCAGTATCCTCGTATCGGGTGGGGTTGAAACGTAAAGCGTGCTACGAGGATTTCGCCCTACTCGTTCTTTCAGTATCCTCGTGCGGATCGGGTGGGGTTGAAACAGCGCCGTGAGCTATGGCCTTTGCGACGTAGATCGCTCCACTTTCAGTATCCTCGTGCGGATCGGGTGGGGTTGAAACGTCTCCTTCGCTGATCCGGGCAGTAACATTACGGACTTTCAGTATCCTCGTGCGGATCGGGTGGGGTTGAAACGGACAAGGATACCTGGGGCGTCTGGGCGGATGACGCTTTCAGTATCCTCGTGCGGATCGGGTGGGGTTGAAACCATTGCGGCGCTAGTCGCCCTTTGCCCTACCCAAGCCAACCTTTCAGTATCCTCGTGCGGATCGGGTGGGGTTGAAACTCCTTTACTAGGAGCAAAGCGTAGGCTCCCCAGTCTCTTTCAGTATCCTCGTGCGGATCGGGTGGGGTTGAAACAGCGCACGAGCTGCTCGGAGCCTGCCTGCATTGACAACTTTCAGTATCCTCGTGCGGATCGGGTGGGGTTGAAACCTCTCGTGGATCAGTGGGGCAAGGTCCCGGACGTTTCCCTTTCAGTATCCTCGTGCGGATCGGGTGGGGTTGAAACTGCGCTGACGTTATCGGGGACAGTTCCGGATCTGTCCGCTTTCAGTATCCTCGTGCGGATCGGGTGGGGTTGAAACCAAGATGCGGGCTCTGCGGTCTGGGGGTAGGGCTTCGCTTTCAGTATCCTCGTGCGGATCGGGTGGGGTTGAAACGTCCAGCCATTCCGCCCTAACGTAGGCCTTGAACGCTTTCAGTATCCTCGTGCGGATCGGGTGGGGTTGAAACCCCTCATCTTCGCAACGCTCTTGGGTATGAAAATGCCTCTTTCCCTCTGAAAAACGGCTCTCAGAGCCTCTACGAGCGTTTTTATCACTCCGTGTATGTTAAGGTGCAGTCCAATCGAACCTGATTCTTCGCAAATCCTTTTTTGTCCCGAACCCCCGGGGGATTTGCGAACCTATATCACATCGTTGCAGAATCGCCGGAACTCACAGTTCACGCATTTCCCTCTCGAGCGGGGTGGATCTGGCATACGCTCGGAAGCGATCATTTCCCGCACTTCCGAGACCATCGTCCGCGCCCGAGACTTCAGTCGCGTGGTCATCCGGACCTCCTCCGCCCGCTTGGTCCGGATGGAATATAGGAAGCCTCGCCGGATGGGAGTCCAGCCATTGGCCTCCAATAGAAGCGCATATACTGCGAGCTGAACACGATGATGCTGTTGGAATCGGTTCGTATCCAATTTGTATTCTACAGGAATTATTTCACCTGTCAACTGCAGTACCAGGTCGATTCGGCCGCTTACGCCCAGGTCTGCATCTTGTACCTCTACTCGTAGATGTCGCCGCGCTTTGTCCAGCCTGTACCGACGCAGGCTTCGCCTTACCTCGCGTAGCTCTTCCTCCTCGTGTGCGATCTTCCCTTCGATCATCAGATAAGTCTCCGGGCGGATGGAGGGCATGAAGTAGGCGTAGTAGACGATTCGAGGGCAGTACGTCCACTGCTTCAAATCGACTGCCTGCAACATCCAGGACTCGTTCATGAAATGATCTCCTGCTATTTGCGCTTCTCCTCTTGCTCGATGATGATCCGCTGCGCCCAATCCTCGTTGCAGACGTAGATCAATTGTACTTTCGCCGCCTTTCGGCCAACCTGCCTCCGGATCCGGGCCATGAGCTCTTTCCGATATGTCTTGTTCAACTGACCGACAAAGGCGGAATATTGGATGCGATCCAGGCCATAATCCAGACACAAATCGGAGACCTTCGTGCGTATCCGATCGTCAGGGATGTCGTATACCAGCAGGCAGGGCATGGAGACCTCCGAGAAGGGCAGATGGCGAGTCACGGACGGGCGCCGGATGCGGGGCGCCTCGTCGATTTCGCTGACTCGCTGACTCGCTGATTCGCTGACTCGCCGATTCGTTGACTCACCACCCCGCTTACCAGCTCGCCAGGTACGGCGTGTATGTCTCCCGCTCACCTCGCAGATAGGTAGCCAGGTGACGGGCTTGGGTTTGCAGAATGGCCCCCAGCTTGTGGCGTTTCCCTTCGTACCGCTCGGGGCGGTCCAGGCGGTCCAATACCCGCTCGGCGATCATCCGGCGCGTCTCTTGTGTGAGGAATCCTTGGTCGTCCGTCTCAATGCCCATGCCCCGGTTGACGATGCTCAATATGGTCCGGTCTACGACCGGTGCTCGGAATTCCTCGATCAGGTCCAGCACCAGGCTGGGTTTGCCCGGCCGATCGACATGGAGGAACCCGGCGTATGGCTCCAGACCGGCCAGCAGGATCGCCCGCTCGACCTGGCCGTAGAGCACGCCATATCCGTAGTTCAACGCCATGTTGATCGGATCTTTGGCGCCTCGCCCCCGACGTCCGGGCCAGTCCATCTGATCTCGGAGGAGTAGGCGGATGGCGGCCCAATATTTCTGCGCGGCCCGCCCCTCGGCCGACAGCAACTGGAAGCGCACGTCGTCCACACGGCTGCCTTGGGCTTGCTCCACCTCTGCCAGATGATCCAGCGTTTCGCTGGCCAGCAGTTGGAGCTCCTGGTAGAGATCGGGATCCTTTTCCTTTCGATATTTGGCGGCGTAGCGGATCAAGCGGGCTTGATTCTCGATCTTACCGGTGGCGAACGCCCGGGCGAGGTGCAGGCCGCGAGCGTCGTGGTAGGCCAGCATCTGGGAGCGGCGAGTTTGCACGGTTCCCACCAGCCCGACGGAGACCAGGGAGGCGTAGGGGGTTCCCCGGCTGCTCATGAAGTGGATGGGGATGCCGGCCTCGGCACAGGCGCGTACGGCATCCGCGCTGATGCTCACCCCGTTGGAGCCGATGAGGACCTGCTCCAGGTGGATGAGCGGCGCCTGCGTCAGTTTCTCCCCCGTCTTCAGTCGCTCGACCTGAAGGCGGCCGGAGTGCTTGCGGATGAAAGTGCCAAACTCGTCAACGATCAGATGTCGGATGATGGGCATGGTGTCCTCCGGACAGCAGGTAGCCGATAGCCGGCAGCAGGTAGCGGTTAGCGCTTGCCGGTGATCGTGGCCAGGAGGCCGAAAAGCATTTTCGTAATCTCTTGTAGCTCATCCTGAAGGGGCTGATAATCTTCGGGTTGGAGATATCCCACATCCAGAGCGATATCGAGCTGCGTACTGAGTTCTGCGGCTGAGCCAAGGGCTATATTGATGTGATTGGCGAGCACTTTATCCGACCGTCTTACATGCCCTTCCGCGATGTTAGAGGGGATTGAGATCGCAGCGCGCCGAACCTGACCAGTTAGGCCATATTGCTCACGCCGAGGGAAGGACTCCGTGATGCGATAGATCTCTACAGCTAGAGCTTTCGCCCGCTGCCACACTTCTAGATCACGATAACTTCTAATCCTCCTGTTGCGCATTGATCCCCCCTCTCCTTGCTACCTGCTGGCAGCTAACTGCTAACCGCTAACCGCTAACCTCGTACCACCCGTCCCCCTTCACCGCGTTCTTTCCCACGTGGGTCAGGGTGCCCCAGATGAGCCACGGGAGGAGGGGGGCCCAGTCTTTCGTCATGTAGGTGGCATATCCCATAAATCCGCCGATGGGGGTGGATCGCCCTGTGCGGGAGGAGTGGCTAGACAGGTCGACCCACACGGTGTCCTCGCAGATCAGCTCCACGTGCTCCGCTGCCTCCAGGGTTGGCTTCACGTCGATCTCGCCGATGTCGCCATACTCACGGGCCAGCCCCTCGATTCGGTCCACCAACCGGCCGAAGAGGGGGCGGAACAGCGGACGGCGGATCCGTTGGCGACCTCGTGCGATGATGCGGGTGGGGGTCAGGAAGTGCAAGCGCACTCTGCCGTTGATTCGGGCGAGCATGCGGTCCGCCGCCTCCTGGATATCGGCTGTGGCCACGGGGAGGGTCGGGATCTGCACGGTGGATCCCCCCTCGCCCATGAGAAGCTGCTCTTCCCCGGTGAGCGGGTGGATGCACCGGATGTTGACCAGGGTGAAGCGTCCCCGGTGGCCCTTGTTTTGTGGCAGTCGTCGTCCCGCGCCGACGCGTCCCATCTCCGGGATGGCCAGGATCAGGTAGGGGAGCAGGTTCACGGCCGTGCCGAAGAGGGTGATGCCGAAGGTGAACGTCTCGCCCGGCCGATAGTGGAAGGGCGGGCGGCCGTTGTGGGGATCGGGCAATGGCGGCTCAATGGTGTAGGGGCGCACAGGGGTGTTGCCGCGCCACCAGCCTGCGTCCTCGCGGGCCAGGAGCCAGCAGACGGGGCATATGGCGGAGTGGCCGGGATCGGGATCGTCCGGCGCCGGGCAGTAGTGGTGGCGCAGGACGCCGAAAAGGGCGCCGCGCAGTTGCCCGCCCGGCT is a window of Chloroflexota bacterium DNA encoding:
- the cas4 gene encoding CRISPR-associated protein Cas4 — its product is MNESWMLQAVDLKQWTYCPRIVYYAYFMPSIRPETYLMIEGKIAHEEEELREVRRSLRRYRLDKARRHLRVEVQDADLGVSGRIDLVLQLTGEIIPVEYKLDTNRFQQHHRVQLAVYALLLEANGWTPIRRGFLYSIRTKRAEEVRMTTRLKSRARTMVSEVREMIASERMPDPPRSRGKCVNCEFRRFCNDVI
- a CDS encoding four helix bundle protein, which encodes MRSYRDLEVWQRAKALAVEIYRITESFPRREQYGLTGQVRRAAISIPSNIAEGHVRRSDKVLANHINIALGSAAELSTQLDIALDVGYLQPEDYQPLQDELQEITKMLFGLLATITGKR
- the cas1 gene encoding CRISPR-associated endonuclease Cas1, whose protein sequence is MPIIRHLIVDEFGTFIRKHSGRLQVERLKTGEKLTQAPLIHLEQVLIGSNGVSISADAVRACAEAGIPIHFMSSRGTPYASLVSVGLVGTVQTRRSQMLAYHDARGLHLARAFATGKIENQARLIRYAAKYRKEKDPDLYQELQLLASETLDHLAEVEQAQGSRVDDVRFQLLSAEGRAAQKYWAAIRLLLRDQMDWPGRRGRGAKDPINMALNYGYGVLYGQVERAILLAGLEPYAGFLHVDRPGKPSLVLDLIEEFRAPVVDRTILSIVNRGMGIETDDQGFLTQETRRMIAERVLDRLDRPERYEGKRHKLGAILQTQARHLATYLRGERETYTPYLASW
- the cas2 gene encoding CRISPR-associated endonuclease Cas2, encoding MPCLLVYDIPDDRIRTKVSDLCLDYGLDRIQYSAFVGQLNKTYRKELMARIRRQVGRKAAKVQLIYVCNEDWAQRIIIEQEEKRK
- a CDS encoding CRISPR system precrRNA processing endoribonuclease RAMP protein Cas6, translating into MTTCGLPQLTSHHLCIEVRAQTHIAFGRQPGGQLRGALFGVLRHHYCPAPDDPDPGHSAICPVCWLLAREDAGWWRGNTPVRPYTIEPPLPDPHNGRPPFHYRPGETFTFGITLFGTAVNLLPYLILAIPEMGRVGAGRRLPQNKGHRGRFTLVNIRCIHPLTGEEQLLMGEGGSTVQIPTLPVATADIQEAADRMLARINGRVRLHFLTPTRIIARGRQRIRRPLFRPLFGRLVDRIEGLAREYGDIGEIDVKPTLEAAEHVELICEDTVWVDLSSHSSRTGRSTPIGGFMGYATYMTKDWAPLLPWLIWGTLTHVGKNAVKGDGWYEVSG